One segment of Rhizobium sp. NXC14 DNA contains the following:
- a CDS encoding CocE/NonD family hydrolase, with product MTSRGFTTIENEWIELKDGTRLAARIWMPDGAEEDPVPAVFEFLPYRKRDGTSPRDESTYPVFAAAGIAGVRVDIRGSGESEGVIDGEYTERELADACELIAWIAAQPWSNGSVGMMGISWGGFNSLQVAALRPPALKAVISIASTVDRYNDDIHYKNGCHLSAQLSWAATMLGYQSRPPDPALVGDRWKEMWLERLAGEPFFMEEWLTHQRRDHFWRHGSISENFSNVDIPALVIAGWADGYRNTPLLAVEGLGGKAKALIGPWVHKYPHFAWPKPRVDFHSEAIAWWNKWLCGDDNGIDRLPQARAYILDAVRPAARRDSDPGFWIAKDMWTPPRMQCFYVEQFGRLTQGMPIPHAPEHPVHLHSPLDTGTASGEYFTLKPDAEMAIDQRSDDSGSLVFDTVPLAEDHDYLGRPVVTVALCPHATGGNLCARLVDVHPDGTATRVAFGVVNLTHRDGNADPKPLTPGEKVPIRLVLDACGYRFRKGHRIRLSLSTAYWPMILPPPDDQRVEIDIASLGLALPLLGDHRKIEIDEPANPDPLPKYIEHAGAATKRQAVRDLSANRTDYRIHEETGLYEHPETGLSTRQLREEVWSISPDDPLSMTGTSTWTCDMHRPGWFVRTVATARIACTASDWIISAVVTAFEDDVQIFEKIFAEKRIARDLM from the coding sequence ATGACATCCCGCGGCTTCACCACCATCGAGAATGAATGGATTGAGCTCAAGGATGGAACGCGGCTTGCCGCGCGCATCTGGATGCCCGACGGCGCGGAAGAAGATCCGGTTCCCGCCGTTTTCGAATTCCTGCCCTATCGCAAGCGCGACGGAACCAGCCCCCGCGACGAGTCGACCTATCCGGTGTTCGCGGCCGCAGGCATTGCCGGCGTGCGCGTCGATATCCGCGGATCCGGAGAATCCGAAGGCGTCATCGACGGCGAATATACCGAGCGCGAACTTGCCGATGCCTGCGAGCTGATCGCCTGGATTGCCGCGCAGCCATGGTCGAACGGTTCGGTCGGGATGATGGGCATCTCCTGGGGCGGCTTCAACAGCCTGCAGGTCGCAGCGCTACGCCCGCCGGCGCTCAAAGCCGTCATCTCGATCGCCTCGACCGTCGACCGTTACAACGACGACATCCACTATAAGAACGGCTGCCACCTCTCCGCCCAGCTCTCCTGGGCGGCGACCATGCTCGGCTACCAGTCGCGCCCGCCGGATCCTGCCCTGGTCGGCGACCGCTGGAAGGAAATGTGGCTGGAACGCCTTGCCGGCGAACCGTTCTTCATGGAGGAGTGGCTCACTCACCAGCGGCGCGACCATTTCTGGCGTCACGGCTCGATCTCAGAGAATTTTTCGAATGTGGATATCCCGGCGCTCGTCATTGCCGGCTGGGCGGACGGCTATCGCAACACGCCTCTGCTGGCGGTCGAAGGTCTCGGCGGAAAGGCGAAGGCCCTGATCGGCCCATGGGTCCACAAATATCCGCACTTCGCCTGGCCGAAGCCGCGCGTCGACTTCCACAGCGAAGCGATCGCCTGGTGGAACAAATGGCTGTGCGGCGACGACAATGGCATCGACCGACTGCCGCAGGCACGCGCCTATATTCTCGATGCCGTCAGGCCTGCCGCCCGACGCGACAGCGATCCAGGCTTCTGGATCGCCAAGGACATGTGGACGCCGCCGCGGATGCAATGCTTCTATGTCGAGCAATTCGGCCGGTTGACGCAAGGCATGCCGATCCCGCATGCGCCCGAGCATCCCGTCCATCTCCATTCTCCCCTCGACACCGGCACGGCGTCGGGAGAGTATTTTACGCTGAAGCCCGACGCCGAAATGGCCATCGACCAACGCTCAGACGATTCCGGCTCGCTGGTCTTCGACACGGTGCCGCTTGCAGAGGATCATGATTACCTCGGCCGGCCCGTCGTAACGGTTGCGTTGTGCCCCCACGCGACAGGCGGCAATCTCTGCGCCCGCCTGGTCGATGTCCATCCGGACGGCACGGCCACCCGTGTCGCCTTCGGCGTCGTCAATCTCACGCACCGCGATGGCAATGCCGATCCCAAGCCTCTCACGCCGGGCGAGAAAGTGCCGATCCGGCTGGTGCTCGATGCATGCGGCTATCGCTTCCGCAAGGGCCATCGAATCCGCCTTTCGCTTTCGACCGCCTATTGGCCGATGATCCTGCCGCCGCCCGATGATCAAAGGGTCGAGATTGATATCGCCTCGCTCGGCCTGGCGCTGCCCTTGCTCGGGGACCACCGGAAGATCGAAATCGATGAACCGGCCAATCCCGATCCCCTGCCCAAATATATCGAGCATGCGGGCGCCGCGACGAAGCGTCAGGCCGTCCGGGACCTCTCGGCCAACCGCACGGATTATCGCATCCACGAGGAGACCGGGCTTTACGAACACCCGGAAACCGGCCTGTCGACGCGGCAATTGCGCGAAGAGGTCTGGTCGATTTCGCCAGATGACCCGCTGTCGATGACCGGCACCTCGACCTGGACTTGCGACATGCACCGGCCCGGCTGGTTCGTGCGCACGGTCGCGACCGCGCGGATTGCCTGCACCGCGAGTGATTGGATCATCAGCGCCGTCGTCACCGCTTTCGAGGACGATGTGCAGATCTTCGAAAAGATCTTTGCCGAAAAGCGGATCGCGCGCGACCTGATGTGA
- a CDS encoding alpha/beta hydrolase, with translation MSAQSPVPTEKAILQFLEICDSLYPADAVEASVEQQRNWYDALCARFDRPLPPEMIFADGVVQRIPIRRYRPRKISTRTVLLYLHGGGFVVGSLESHHAICAEIADFAGAELVSVDYRLAPEYRWPAQTDDAFAVLKHLLSANNKVVLIGDSAGGNLAAGLALRARDEGLPGVVGQVLIYPALGGDLSAGSYVEMAAAPGLTTADVAYYREILQAPAGSEIAEPLNASSLAELPPTYITVAHFDPLRDDGRQYAARLAAEGVEVSFREEPQMVHAWLRARHMSEGARDGFHAVCEAVRHFASA, from the coding sequence ATGTCCGCTCAATCGCCTGTCCCTACCGAAAAAGCCATCCTGCAGTTTCTCGAGATTTGCGATAGTTTGTATCCCGCCGACGCGGTCGAAGCGTCGGTCGAGCAGCAGCGAAACTGGTACGATGCCCTTTGCGCCCGATTCGACCGCCCGCTGCCGCCGGAAATGATTTTTGCCGACGGCGTGGTCCAGCGCATTCCGATCCGGCGCTACCGTCCCCGCAAGATCAGCACGCGCACGGTACTTCTCTATCTCCATGGCGGCGGTTTCGTCGTCGGTTCGCTGGAGAGCCATCATGCCATCTGCGCGGAGATTGCCGATTTTGCCGGTGCAGAACTCGTTTCCGTCGATTATCGCCTGGCTCCCGAATATCGCTGGCCAGCACAGACGGATGACGCCTTTGCCGTGCTGAAGCATCTGCTTTCGGCCAACAACAAGGTCGTGCTGATCGGCGATAGCGCCGGGGGCAATCTTGCGGCGGGCCTTGCACTGCGGGCACGCGACGAAGGCCTACCCGGCGTCGTCGGTCAGGTCCTGATCTACCCGGCGCTCGGCGGAGACCTGTCCGCCGGCTCCTATGTCGAGATGGCTGCGGCGCCTGGCCTGACCACGGCCGATGTTGCCTATTATCGCGAGATCCTGCAGGCGCCGGCAGGCAGCGAGATCGCCGAGCCGCTGAATGCGTCTTCACTTGCCGAACTGCCGCCCACCTACATCACGGTCGCGCATTTCGACCCGTTGAGAGACGACGGCCGCCAGTATGCGGCCCGGCTTGCAGCGGAGGGTGTCGAGGTCTCCTTTCGGGAGGAGCCGCAGATGGTGCATGCCTGGCTTCGCGCCCGTCACATGAGTGAAGGCGCGCGCGACGGCTTTCACGCCGTCTGCGAGGCGGTTCGGCATTTCGCATCAGCCTGA
- a CDS encoding RNA polymerase sigma factor — MDAELIERAQRGDREAFGQLVSRHYDFVHATAWRWSGSSTDADDIAQDVCVKLGAAIRGFRGASRFRTWLYTLTLNAARDHRRKLAREEQTFRAYAAEPLPDAPSKNDDEISSELWAAVRALPERQCDAVLLVYGEGLSHSAAADIMGCSETTVSWQVHEARKRLKAMLGKEEV; from the coding sequence TTGGATGCGGAGCTCATAGAACGGGCGCAGCGCGGTGACCGGGAGGCCTTTGGGCAGTTGGTCTCGCGCCATTATGATTTCGTCCATGCGACGGCGTGGCGGTGGTCGGGCAGTTCCACCGATGCGGACGACATCGCCCAGGATGTCTGTGTCAAGCTCGGCGCGGCGATCCGCGGCTTTCGCGGCGCCAGTCGTTTCAGGACATGGCTCTACACCCTGACGCTGAACGCCGCCCGCGACCATAGGCGCAAGCTGGCTCGAGAAGAACAGACGTTCCGTGCTTATGCCGCCGAACCGCTGCCCGATGCGCCCAGTAAGAATGACGATGAGATATCGAGCGAATTGTGGGCGGCCGTGCGCGCTTTGCCGGAAAGGCAATGCGACGCGGTGCTGCTCGTCTATGGCGAAGGCCTCAGCCATTCCGCTGCCGCCGATATTATGGGCTGCTCGGAAACAACCGTCTCCTGGCAGGTGCATGAAGCGCGCAAGAGACTGAAGGCCATGCTCGGCAAGGAAGAGGTATGA
- a CDS encoding VWA domain-containing protein, translating to MTVDKKLEKLSRTAPPAADPEARTRALAAAMQAFDDAGNDTAAAQGNLKGWRQSSVINWIWSPAMNKKFLAGSALATLLVIPAAGYLVITLNHNGLPIVDQEKIASDVSQNNAPEPAEPVEVAPQLAQAPAKEKQPAAQSSAADSTRGLQDEEQSAAAKPAAPSEFDAGKIALLTKSEGSAAALGAAKRVAPAAPGAPQPQLAESMAVAPSPLPPAEGRVQIQPDANRERFANAAANPVKSVATDPVSTFSADVDSASYSFVRRSLTSGAMPDPQSVRVEEMINYFPYDWPRPDNADQPFKATVTVMPTPWNHDTQLMHVAIKGYDIAPATTPRANLVFLIDVSGSMDEPDKLPLLKSAFRLLVNRLKADDTVSIVTYAGNAGTVLEPTRVAEKSKILSAIDRLEAGGSTGGAEGIEAAYDLAKQAFVKGGVNRVMLATDGDFNVGPSSDEDLKRIIEEKRKDGIFLTVLGFGRGNLNDSLMQTLAQNGNGSAAYIDTLAEAQKTLVEEAGSTLFPIAKDVKFQVEFNPERIAEYRLIGYETRALNREDFNNDRVDAGDIGSGHSVTAIYEITPKGSPAVMNDDLRYGAADKTPAETADSGRQGELAFVKMRYKRPGEDKSALITTPVGDGNAVASVDAAPQDVRFSVAVAAFGQKLSRLPALDTYSYQAVADLAAASRGADPFGYRSDFLGLIRLADGLSQR from the coding sequence ATGACCGTGGACAAGAAACTGGAAAAACTCTCCCGCACCGCGCCGCCTGCAGCCGATCCGGAGGCGCGCACGCGTGCGCTTGCCGCCGCCATGCAGGCGTTCGACGACGCAGGAAATGATACTGCCGCAGCCCAAGGAAATCTGAAGGGCTGGCGTCAAAGCTCCGTCATCAACTGGATATGGAGCCCTGCCATGAACAAGAAATTCCTTGCCGGTTCAGCCCTTGCGACGCTGCTCGTCATTCCCGCTGCCGGTTATCTCGTGATAACGCTGAATCACAACGGGCTGCCGATCGTCGATCAGGAAAAGATCGCGAGTGACGTCTCGCAAAATAATGCGCCAGAGCCGGCCGAACCCGTCGAGGTCGCACCTCAGCTTGCCCAAGCACCGGCGAAAGAGAAGCAGCCGGCAGCTCAATCATCGGCGGCTGATAGCACCCGGGGCTTGCAGGACGAGGAGCAGTCGGCCGCCGCTAAACCCGCTGCGCCTTCTGAATTCGATGCCGGCAAGATCGCCCTGCTGACGAAGTCCGAGGGCTCGGCTGCGGCGCTCGGCGCGGCCAAACGCGTCGCGCCGGCCGCTCCCGGCGCCCCCCAGCCGCAATTGGCAGAGTCGATGGCCGTCGCCCCCTCACCTCTGCCGCCGGCGGAAGGGCGTGTGCAGATCCAGCCCGATGCCAATCGCGAGCGCTTTGCCAATGCTGCGGCAAATCCGGTCAAGAGCGTTGCAACCGACCCGGTTTCGACCTTCTCCGCCGATGTCGACAGCGCCTCCTATTCCTTTGTCCGCCGATCGTTGACGAGCGGGGCGATGCCCGATCCGCAATCGGTTCGCGTCGAGGAAATGATCAACTATTTCCCCTATGACTGGCCGCGTCCAGACAATGCCGATCAGCCTTTCAAGGCGACCGTAACGGTGATGCCGACACCGTGGAACCACGACACGCAATTGATGCATGTGGCGATCAAGGGCTATGATATCGCGCCGGCGACGACGCCGCGTGCCAATCTGGTTTTCCTTATCGACGTTTCGGGTTCGATGGACGAGCCGGACAAGCTGCCGCTGCTGAAGAGCGCCTTCCGTCTGCTGGTCAACAGGCTGAAGGCCGACGACACCGTCTCGATCGTTACCTATGCCGGCAATGCCGGCACGGTGCTTGAACCGACACGCGTCGCCGAAAAATCGAAAATCCTTTCAGCGATCGACAGGCTGGAGGCCGGAGGTTCCACGGGCGGCGCCGAGGGCATCGAGGCGGCTTACGATCTTGCCAAACAGGCCTTCGTCAAGGGCGGCGTCAACCGCGTGATGCTGGCGACGGACGGAGATTTCAATGTCGGCCCTTCGAGCGATGAAGATCTGAAGCGCATCATCGAAGAAAAGCGCAAGGACGGCATCTTCCTGACCGTTCTCGGCTTCGGACGCGGCAATCTCAACGATTCCCTGATGCAGACGTTGGCGCAGAACGGCAATGGCAGCGCCGCCTATATCGACACCCTGGCGGAAGCGCAGAAGACGCTGGTCGAAGAGGCCGGATCGACACTGTTTCCGATCGCCAAGGATGTGAAGTTCCAGGTCGAGTTCAATCCGGAACGGATCGCCGAATATCGGCTGATCGGCTACGAGACGCGCGCCCTTAACCGCGAGGATTTCAACAATGACCGCGTCGATGCCGGCGATATCGGCTCAGGCCACAGCGTCACGGCGATCTATGAGATTACGCCCAAGGGAAGCCCCGCGGTCATGAACGACGACCTGCGTTATGGCGCAGCCGACAAGACGCCGGCCGAGACAGCGGACAGCGGGCGCCAGGGTGAGCTTGCCTTCGTCAAGATGCGCTACAAGCGGCCGGGCGAGGATAAGAGCGCCCTCATCACCACGCCCGTCGGCGACGGCAATGCGGTCGCCAGCGTCGATGCCGCGCCACAGGATGTCCGCTTCTCGGTGGCTGTCGCCGCCTTCGGCCAGAAACTGAGCCGCCTCCCCGCCCTCGACACTTATTCCTATCAGGCGGTTGCCGATCTGGCCGCGGCATCGCGGGGGGCGGATCCCTTCGGCTACAGGTCGGATTTCCTCGGGCTCATCAGGCTGGCCGACGGTCTCAGTCAACGGTGA
- a CDS encoding SMP-30/gluconolactonase/LRE family protein, which translates to MFGEIEGTGFEVLDPRFESCFVGHARVERLWTGGRWLEGPAWFAAGRYLVFSDIPNNRMMRYDDTSGHTSVFRSPSNNSNGNTVDNQGRLITCEHLARRVTRTEFDGKVSVLADRIAGRRLNSPNDVTVKSDGTIWFTDPSYGILHDYEGDYGEEEIGGCHVYRHDPETGVTDQMTSDFIKPNGLAFSPDESVLYVADTGASHLPGGPRHIRKLAVSGDGTLSDLGVFAECTVGMFDGFRVDRKGRIWTSAADGVHAYDPDGTLLGKIHIPEIVSNVTFGGEKLNRLFITGTTSLYAVYLTANGSRPG; encoded by the coding sequence ATGTTCGGTGAAATCGAAGGTACCGGGTTCGAGGTCCTCGACCCGCGCTTTGAAAGCTGCTTCGTCGGCCATGCTCGGGTCGAACGCCTCTGGACGGGCGGCCGCTGGCTGGAGGGACCGGCCTGGTTTGCCGCCGGACGCTATCTGGTCTTCTCGGATATCCCGAACAACCGCATGATGCGCTACGACGATACCAGCGGACATACCTCCGTCTTCCGTTCGCCCAGCAACAACTCGAACGGCAACACCGTCGATAATCAGGGCCGGCTGATCACCTGCGAGCATCTGGCACGCCGGGTCACCCGGACGGAGTTCGACGGCAAGGTCAGCGTGCTCGCCGACCGGATCGCGGGCAGGCGGCTCAATTCTCCGAATGATGTGACCGTCAAGTCCGACGGCACAATCTGGTTTACCGATCCGAGCTACGGCATACTTCACGACTATGAAGGCGACTATGGCGAAGAGGAAATCGGCGGATGCCATGTCTACCGACATGATCCGGAAACTGGCGTGACCGATCAGATGACGTCGGATTTCATCAAGCCGAACGGTCTGGCTTTCTCGCCCGACGAGTCGGTTCTCTACGTCGCCGACACCGGTGCATCGCACTTGCCGGGGGGTCCGCGTCATATCCGAAAGCTCGCGGTATCAGGCGACGGGACGCTGAGCGACCTCGGCGTGTTCGCAGAATGTACTGTCGGCATGTTCGATGGGTTTCGCGTGGACCGGAAGGGCAGGATCTGGACAAGTGCGGCGGACGGCGTGCACGCCTATGATCCGGATGGCACGCTGCTGGGCAAGATTCATATTCCCGAGATCGTCTCCAACGTGACTTTCGGCGGAGAGAAATTGAACCGCCTCTTTATCACCGGGACTACGTCTCTCTACGCCGTTTATCTCACGGCCAATGGGTCGAGACCGGGGTAA
- a CDS encoding LacI family DNA-binding transcriptional regulator, translating into MKNDDEPKVKRLKAGDAQKLTMAEVAKYVGVSAMTVSRAFRQDASVSEETRKRIMEAVDALGYVLDLSAGSLSSRRSGFIAALVPSINNSNFSDTARGITDALENTGLQLLLGYTDYSAEKEEKLIEAMLRRRPEGIILTGGSHTDRARRMLDKAGIPVVETWELPEEPINHVVGFSNSEAMSLLVRTLASQGYRRFGYIGGTTARDTRGSQRRSGFLKTVEELGLGPGRAISFGVPPITMEQGGQAIMSLLERWPDTEVVLCVSDLSAFGAIMECKRRGMKVPGDIAIAGFGDYEISSVCHPSITTINVDCYGIGRQAAVRLLDALQGSGEATGDEITLTSYRVVLRESTDRSGAS; encoded by the coding sequence GTGAAAAACGACGATGAGCCAAAGGTCAAGCGCCTCAAGGCTGGAGACGCCCAAAAGCTGACGATGGCTGAGGTCGCCAAATATGTCGGCGTATCGGCCATGACCGTTTCGCGCGCCTTTCGCCAGGATGCAAGTGTTTCCGAAGAAACGCGAAAGCGCATCATGGAAGCCGTCGACGCGCTCGGCTACGTGCTGGATCTCTCCGCCGGCAGTCTTTCCTCGCGGCGCAGCGGCTTCATCGCGGCGCTGGTGCCCTCCATCAACAATTCGAATTTCTCCGACACCGCCCGTGGCATTACCGATGCACTGGAGAATACCGGCCTTCAGCTTCTTCTCGGCTATACCGACTATTCCGCCGAGAAAGAAGAAAAACTGATCGAGGCGATGCTGCGCCGGCGTCCCGAAGGCATCATCCTGACAGGCGGTTCGCATACCGACCGTGCGAGGCGCATGCTCGATAAGGCAGGCATTCCGGTGGTGGAAACCTGGGAGCTTCCGGAGGAGCCGATCAACCATGTCGTCGGCTTTTCCAATAGCGAGGCGATGTCGCTGCTAGTGCGGACGCTGGCCAGCCAGGGCTATCGGAGGTTCGGCTATATCGGCGGAACGACGGCGCGCGATACGCGCGGCAGCCAGCGGCGAAGCGGTTTCCTGAAGACGGTCGAGGAACTGGGCCTCGGGCCGGGCCGGGCGATTTCCTTCGGCGTACCGCCGATCACCATGGAACAGGGCGGTCAGGCGATTATGAGCCTGCTGGAGCGCTGGCCGGACACGGAAGTGGTTCTCTGCGTCTCCGACCTTTCCGCCTTCGGTGCGATCATGGAATGCAAGCGCAGGGGAATGAAGGTGCCGGGAGATATCGCCATTGCCGGCTTCGGCGACTACGAGATCTCGTCAGTCTGTCATCCCAGTATCACCACGATCAATGTCGACTGTTACGGCATCGGCCGGCAGGCCGCCGTCCGCCTGCTCGATGCCCTGCAAGGCAGCGGCGAGGCGACCGGCGACGAGATCACATTGACGAGCTACAGAGTCGTGCTGCGCGAAAGCACCGATCGCAGCGGTGCCTCATAG
- a CDS encoding L-idonate 5-dehydrogenase has product MKAIVIHAAKDLRVEEREAEIAGPGQVEVAIEAGGICGSDLHYYNHGGFGTVRLREPMILGHEIAGTVKALGAGVSDLAIGDRVAVSPSRPCSHCQYCLKGQQNHCLNMRFYGSAMPMPHIQGGFRQRLVAERWQCHKVADGISIHEAAFAEPFAVTLHAASRAGSLLGKRVLVTGCGPIGMLAIVAARVLGAREIAATDVTDSVLTIARTSGADRTINVATHASDLAAYGADKGYFDVMFEASGNERAVRAGLEVLKPRAVLVQLGLGGDVSIPQNMIVAKEIEMRGTFRFHEEFGLAVELINARRVDLKPLLTGVFAIDEAVAAFELASDRSKSMKVQIAF; this is encoded by the coding sequence ATGAAAGCCATCGTCATTCACGCTGCAAAGGACCTCAGGGTCGAAGAGCGCGAAGCGGAGATTGCAGGACCGGGGCAGGTGGAGGTTGCCATCGAAGCCGGCGGCATCTGCGGTTCCGATCTGCATTATTACAATCACGGCGGCTTCGGCACCGTTCGGCTGCGCGAACCGATGATCCTCGGCCACGAAATCGCCGGCACAGTCAAGGCGCTGGGTGCCGGCGTGAGCGACCTTGCCATTGGAGACCGCGTCGCGGTTTCCCCGAGCCGGCCGTGCAGCCATTGCCAATATTGCCTGAAGGGACAGCAGAACCACTGCCTGAACATGCGATTCTACGGCAGCGCCATGCCCATGCCGCACATTCAGGGCGGCTTCCGCCAGCGGCTGGTGGCGGAGCGCTGGCAATGCCACAAGGTCGCCGACGGCATTTCTATTCATGAGGCCGCCTTCGCCGAACCCTTTGCCGTCACGCTGCATGCGGCAAGCCGCGCCGGATCGCTGCTCGGCAAGCGGGTGCTGGTCACCGGCTGCGGTCCGATCGGGATGCTGGCGATCGTGGCCGCCCGCGTTCTCGGCGCCCGTGAAATCGCCGCGACCGACGTCACCGACAGCGTTCTGACGATCGCCCGCACCAGCGGCGCCGATCGCACGATCAACGTTGCCACGCATGCATCCGACCTTGCCGCTTACGGCGCTGACAAGGGATATTTCGATGTCATGTTCGAGGCGTCGGGCAATGAACGGGCCGTGCGCGCCGGCCTTGAGGTGCTGAAGCCCCGTGCCGTTCTCGTGCAACTCGGCCTTGGCGGCGATGTCTCCATTCCGCAAAACATGATCGTTGCAAAGGAAATCGAGATGCGCGGCACATTCCGCTTTCACGAGGAGTTCGGGCTCGCCGTCGAGCTGATCAACGCGCGCCGCGTCGATCTGAAGCCGCTGCTGACAGGCGTCTTCGCAATCGACGAGGCCGTCGCCGCTTTCGAACTGGCAAGCGACCGCAGCAAGTCGATGAAGGTGCAGATCGCCTTCTAA
- a CDS encoding 2-hydroxyacid dehydrogenase: MPDVDILMVGAYPEWDMVDLEASYRVHRLWEAADRQELISKVGSNIRAIATRGELGASAELMKQLPKLEIVSCYGVGTDAIDLSYARANGIRVTNTPDVLTEDVADIAIGLLLSTARQIPQADVFVRTGQWGNVPMPLVTRVSGKKVGIVGMGRIGKAIAKRAAAFGCDISYFARNRDQDVAYGYEANLVALANWADFLIVIVPGGAATMKIINAEVLEALGPEGMLINVSRGTTVDEEALIAALQNRTIQAAGLDVFLNEPKIDARFLTLPNVVLQPHHGSGTIETRRAMGKLVRDNLAAHFAGRALPTPVV; the protein is encoded by the coding sequence ATGCCTGACGTAGACATCTTGATGGTCGGGGCCTATCCAGAGTGGGACATGGTCGATCTGGAGGCGAGCTACCGCGTCCACCGCCTGTGGGAAGCCGCAGATCGGCAGGAACTGATTTCAAAAGTCGGCAGCAATATCCGCGCCATCGCGACGCGCGGGGAACTCGGCGCTTCCGCCGAGCTGATGAAGCAACTGCCGAAGCTGGAGATCGTTTCCTGCTACGGCGTCGGCACCGACGCGATCGACCTCTCCTATGCCCGCGCCAACGGCATTCGCGTGACGAATACACCTGACGTGCTGACGGAAGACGTCGCCGATATCGCGATCGGACTGCTGCTTTCCACGGCACGCCAGATTCCGCAGGCCGACGTTTTCGTCCGCACCGGCCAGTGGGGCAACGTACCCATGCCGCTGGTAACGCGGGTTTCCGGCAAGAAGGTCGGGATCGTCGGCATGGGGCGGATCGGCAAGGCGATCGCCAAGCGGGCTGCCGCTTTCGGCTGCGACATCTCTTATTTCGCCCGCAATAGGGACCAGGATGTCGCCTATGGCTATGAAGCCAATCTGGTCGCGCTTGCCAATTGGGCCGACTTCCTGATCGTCATCGTTCCCGGAGGGGCCGCGACCATGAAGATCATCAACGCCGAGGTGCTGGAAGCGCTCGGTCCGGAAGGCATGCTGATCAATGTTTCGCGCGGAACGACCGTCGACGAGGAAGCGCTGATCGCAGCGCTTCAGAACCGCACCATCCAGGCCGCCGGCCTTGACGTTTTCCTCAACGAGCCGAAAATCGATGCGCGCTTCCTGACGCTGCCGAACGTCGTGCTGCAGCCCCATCACGGCTCCGGCACCATCGAGACCCGCAGGGCCATGGGCAAACTGGTCAGAGACAATCTCGCCGCGCATTTTGCCGGTCGCGCGCTTCCGACGCCGGTCGTGTGA
- a CDS encoding SDR family oxidoreductase — protein sequence MKNLFDLTGQLALITGSSQGIGYALAEGLAQHGAEVVINGRTPESVKRAVESLKAQGLSAHAAIFDVTSKDAAAQGIAAIEADIGPLDILINNAGMQFRTPLEDFPADKWELLLTTNISSVFYVGQAAAKAMIARGHGKIINIASVQSELARPGIAPYTATKGAVRNLTRGMCADWAKHGLQINAIAPGYFKTPLNQALVDNPEFSSWLEKRTPAGRWGNVEELVGAAVFLSGRGSSFINGHTLYVDGGITTCL from the coding sequence ATGAAGAACCTGTTTGATCTGACCGGGCAGCTTGCCCTGATCACCGGCTCGAGCCAGGGGATCGGTTATGCGCTGGCCGAGGGCCTGGCGCAGCATGGCGCCGAGGTCGTCATCAACGGCCGCACGCCCGAAAGCGTCAAACGCGCAGTCGAAAGCCTCAAGGCTCAAGGTCTTTCTGCCCATGCGGCGATCTTCGACGTCACCAGCAAGGACGCTGCTGCGCAGGGTATCGCCGCGATCGAAGCCGATATCGGTCCGCTCGACATCCTGATCAACAATGCCGGCATGCAGTTCCGCACGCCGCTGGAAGATTTCCCGGCGGACAAATGGGAATTGCTGCTGACCACCAATATTTCCAGCGTGTTTTACGTCGGCCAGGCGGCCGCCAAAGCCATGATCGCCCGTGGGCATGGCAAGATCATCAACATCGCCTCGGTTCAGAGCGAGCTCGCCCGTCCGGGCATAGCTCCCTATACGGCGACCAAGGGCGCGGTGCGGAATCTGACCCGCGGTATGTGCGCCGACTGGGCCAAGCACGGCCTGCAGATCAACGCGATTGCGCCGGGCTACTTCAAGACGCCGCTCAACCAGGCGCTCGTCGATAATCCGGAATTCTCGTCCTGGCTCGAAAAGCGGACGCCGGCCGGACGCTGGGGCAATGTCGAGGAACTGGTAGGTGCCGCCGTCTTCCTTTCGGGACGCGGTTCGTCCTTCATCAACGGCCACACGCTTTATGTCGACGGCGGCATCACCACCTGCCTCTAA